A genomic region of Xanthocytophaga agilis contains the following coding sequences:
- a CDS encoding helix-turn-helix domain-containing protein, whose translation MSLINGSDFWNIIILLGAVQGFILSFLVWKGKGSSKLSNRLLATLIFLLALACSNLYISESGMEEEYATLQVIQQLLPLILIMPVGPLIYFYVQSVTEVNFQLDTKRWLHFLPTGIDLFPKLLVWIALAGLLMQQLQEETVKGWGDFIDAYNTYMDIPRWLSLTVYVLVARHYLIRKLPSQAESDNSQRKWLGQFLNAFLLFQGIWLLFLIPYINPSTRNTLLDDMSYYPIYIPLAILVYWLGFKSYIHIRLQTEAPPSQPETIAQQPMLVTTPSFTSEEITDYIDSLRKVMEKEKLYLEPTLHLQMLATHTAIPQKTISYILNNYLHKSFNEFINEYRIEEVKKRLLEKDNTHLTIVGIALDCGFNSQATFQRAFKNSTGVSPREYLSIQSQESA comes from the coding sequence ATGTCACTTATCAATGGCTCAGATTTTTGGAACATCATTATTCTACTGGGCGCTGTTCAGGGATTTATTTTAAGTTTCCTTGTATGGAAGGGCAAAGGAAGCAGTAAGTTATCCAATCGCTTACTGGCTACACTTATTTTTCTGCTGGCGTTGGCCTGCTCTAACTTATACATTAGTGAATCCGGCATGGAAGAAGAGTATGCCACCCTTCAGGTTATACAACAGTTGCTACCACTCATTCTTATTATGCCAGTAGGTCCCTTGATCTATTTCTATGTACAATCTGTCACAGAGGTAAATTTTCAATTGGATACAAAACGCTGGCTGCACTTTCTTCCTACCGGTATTGACTTATTTCCCAAACTACTGGTATGGATAGCATTGGCAGGGCTTCTAATGCAACAACTGCAAGAAGAAACAGTCAAAGGCTGGGGTGATTTTATTGATGCATATAACACATATATGGATATTCCTCGCTGGCTCTCGCTGACAGTATATGTATTAGTTGCCAGACACTATCTTATTCGTAAGCTACCATCACAAGCAGAGTCTGACAATAGTCAGCGAAAATGGTTGGGCCAGTTTTTGAATGCTTTTTTGCTATTTCAAGGTATTTGGTTACTATTTCTTATTCCCTATATCAATCCTTCTACCCGAAATACCTTGCTGGATGATATGAGTTATTATCCTATCTATATTCCATTGGCGATTCTGGTGTACTGGCTTGGTTTTAAAAGTTATATACATATCAGACTACAAACAGAAGCACCCCCATCACAGCCAGAGACAATTGCACAACAGCCTATGTTGGTTACTACGCCATCCTTTACATCAGAAGAAATTACTGATTATATCGATTCACTGAGGAAGGTTATGGAAAAAGAGAAACTCTATCTGGAACCGACTCTTCATCTGCAAATGCTGGCTACTCATACAGCTATTCCGCAGAAAACAATTTCCTATATCCTTAACAACTATCTCCACAAAAGTTTCAATGAGTTTATCAATGAGTACCGGATTGAAGAAGTAAAAAAACGCCTGTTGGAAAAAGACAATACACATCTCACCATCGTGGGTATTGCACTAGATTGTGGTTTTAACTCTCAGGCAACTTTTCAACGTGCCTTTAAAAATAGCACAGGTGTATCTCCCAGAGAATATTTATCGATACAATCGCAGGAATCTGCCTGA
- a CDS encoding carboxypeptidase-like regulatory domain-containing protein, with translation MQPNYRLTLFLWIILLFTAISPAMSQESFLTITGRVTSQQTNQPLPYANIGIIGKSLGTVTNAEGNFIFKIPASYSRDSLKISQIGYESVTRAVKDVQGKKNHITLQEAPIQLAEVHVHAKSKTGLEIIKEAIAAIPTNYDTSAIQLLAFYRETIQLDTSQITHTESVLEVKQHPGKEKEEGLKIKILKERKSRPDTTLYTKDPRFYYWIQLNNGARNTLTSSNVFQVDIKRHKRFFLNSRNFKHYTFTLQGIVSDRERRMYVIEVTPKKKSSKAYIQGKLYIDIQSLAFTQWDLELSPQGIELENNRNFFWKSIGRMVMKANLKISSFKEVLHFDQYQGKWYIKDIRRHFLADVNSKSRHLENSVWKTDLLLTVTDIARSATPETKIYTSADSVSPKLNKGDFWGQFNIIQPASKDTLGTVGQKTDSIPVKKMSQAIPVKPSNRENGFTRADTLRGKLTPLRTCYDVTFYKLDIDVDIEHKFISGSTVIRFSVQQPFTKMQVDLYDNMQIHQIVYKGKTLPYIREYNAVFIQFPEMLPIHTNQEITIQYSGNPKEPNRDISMDGGFLWSKDANGDPWVQVVCQGSGASLWWPNKDHLSDEPDSVSIAVTVPQGLLNISNGRLRKTTQLSNHKTRYEWFVSYPINNYNVTLNIGKYAHLQGHYITSDTLTLDFYVMPYNLEKGKIIFDRIKPMLATLEKQYGKYPFPRDGFKLMESLHAMEHQSAVSFGKMPEGDSEEMSTAPLSIVWHEVSHEWWGNQVSCSDLADMWIHEAFATYSESLPFAEKFGKKGEQEYMESLTGQVIEQQPIIGVYDVNHIHYNIGDMYEKGALMLYTFKNVLNNDACWAEILQGIQKDFRNKTVCTNDIVQYINTKTNTDYTYFFNQYLRYASIPALSVKYKMKGSSLVLSYKWIADVTDFRMPIRVTTAREKFGLIYPTTQWKTLTLPDMEPTDFDVDDTRFYVNVEEEEIY, from the coding sequence ATGCAACCCAATTATCGGCTTACACTCTTTTTATGGATCATCCTGCTATTCACTGCAATCAGCCCTGCAATGTCTCAGGAATCTTTTCTGACTATTACAGGCAGAGTAACTTCCCAACAAACCAACCAGCCTCTCCCCTATGCTAACATAGGTATTATCGGCAAGAGCCTCGGTACAGTCACCAATGCAGAAGGAAATTTTATTTTTAAGATACCAGCGTCCTATAGTCGTGATAGTCTGAAAATATCACAGATTGGCTATGAGTCTGTAACCAGAGCTGTTAAAGATGTACAAGGAAAAAAGAACCATATTACATTACAGGAAGCTCCCATCCAATTGGCTGAAGTTCATGTACATGCCAAAAGCAAAACAGGTCTGGAAATCATAAAGGAAGCTATTGCGGCTATTCCAACCAATTATGATACCTCAGCTATTCAACTTCTGGCTTTTTATAGAGAAACGATCCAGTTAGATACTAGCCAGATTACTCATACAGAATCTGTATTGGAAGTAAAACAACATCCCGGTAAAGAAAAAGAGGAGGGTTTAAAGATAAAAATCTTGAAAGAGCGAAAAAGTAGACCAGATACTACGCTTTATACCAAAGACCCCCGTTTTTATTATTGGATACAGCTAAATAATGGTGCTCGAAACACATTAACTTCCAGTAATGTGTTTCAGGTTGATATAAAGCGTCACAAACGATTCTTTCTAAATAGCCGGAATTTTAAACACTATACATTTACGCTCCAAGGTATTGTTTCTGATAGAGAACGGAGGATGTATGTAATTGAAGTTACTCCGAAAAAGAAAAGTAGTAAAGCTTATATACAAGGGAAACTATATATAGATATACAATCGCTAGCCTTTACCCAATGGGATCTCGAATTGTCTCCTCAAGGGATTGAGCTGGAAAACAATCGGAACTTTTTCTGGAAGAGTATTGGGCGCATGGTTATGAAAGCGAATTTAAAAATATCAAGCTTTAAAGAAGTTCTCCATTTTGATCAGTATCAAGGCAAGTGGTATATAAAAGATATACGACGCCATTTTCTGGCAGATGTCAATAGCAAAAGCCGTCATCTGGAAAACAGTGTCTGGAAAACAGATTTGCTTCTGACAGTGACAGATATTGCCAGATCTGCCACACCTGAAACAAAGATTTATACTTCTGCCGATTCTGTTAGCCCAAAACTAAACAAAGGTGATTTCTGGGGACAATTCAATATCATTCAACCTGCTTCTAAAGATACGCTTGGAACAGTTGGACAAAAAACAGATTCCATCCCTGTCAAAAAAATGAGCCAGGCTATTCCAGTAAAGCCATCAAACCGCGAAAATGGCTTTACACGTGCAGATACTTTGCGAGGCAAACTCACTCCTTTACGTACCTGTTACGATGTCACCTTTTACAAGCTGGATATAGATGTAGACATAGAACACAAATTTATCTCAGGGAGTACTGTCATTCGGTTCAGTGTACAACAGCCGTTTACAAAGATGCAGGTAGACTTATATGATAACATGCAGATTCATCAGATTGTATACAAAGGAAAAACGTTACCGTATATACGAGAATACAATGCAGTGTTCATTCAGTTTCCGGAAATGCTGCCTATACATACGAATCAGGAGATTACGATTCAGTATTCAGGCAATCCGAAAGAGCCCAATCGGGATATTTCTATGGATGGGGGATTCTTATGGTCTAAAGATGCCAATGGAGATCCCTGGGTGCAGGTAGTGTGCCAGGGATCAGGAGCAAGTCTATGGTGGCCAAACAAAGATCACTTATCAGATGAACCAGATAGTGTTAGCATTGCCGTCACAGTACCACAAGGCCTGCTGAATATTTCCAATGGACGCCTCCGAAAGACCACTCAACTCTCCAATCACAAAACCCGCTACGAATGGTTTGTCAGCTATCCTATTAACAATTACAATGTAACACTGAATATTGGAAAGTATGCCCATCTGCAGGGCCATTATATTACGTCTGATACATTGACACTGGACTTCTATGTAATGCCTTATAATCTGGAAAAAGGAAAGATAATTTTTGATCGTATCAAACCTATGTTAGCGACTCTTGAAAAGCAATACGGCAAATATCCTTTCCCACGTGATGGATTCAAACTAATGGAATCGTTACATGCTATGGAACATCAGAGTGCGGTTTCATTTGGAAAAATGCCAGAAGGAGATAGTGAGGAGATGTCAACTGCTCCCTTAAGTATAGTATGGCATGAAGTTTCTCATGAATGGTGGGGTAATCAGGTTAGTTGCAGCGACCTTGCCGACATGTGGATTCATGAAGCCTTTGCTACATATTCAGAAAGTTTACCTTTTGCAGAAAAGTTTGGCAAAAAAGGGGAACAGGAATACATGGAAAGTTTAACAGGACAAGTTATTGAACAGCAACCTATCATTGGGGTATATGATGTAAACCATATTCATTACAATATCGGTGATATGTACGAAAAAGGAGCACTGATGTTATATACATTCAAAAATGTGCTCAACAATGACGCCTGCTGGGCAGAAATCCTGCAGGGTATTCAGAAGGATTTCCGAAACAAGACTGTTTGCACCAATGACATTGTACAATACATCAATACCAAAACCAATACAGATT
- a CDS encoding LacI family DNA-binding transcriptional regulator, translating to MSLHSTPKIITIKDIAQKFKCSPSTVSRALNNHPLINIETRNTIQEYARRMGYQKNSVSLSLLNKSTKIIGVILPNISHFHEAAMVNGLQSVLQPLGYLVNICITNESQILEKEYVDRLLSNRVDAIFMSVSQETYDSKDHSHLEQVLKRNIPLVFIDREYDHFSAFGVTINDYQGAYRATQHLIEVGCKRIAHLRGPKGLTVAEQRYKGYIDCLNDHHLPVDKALITETNFNIESGLKPTQYLLNLKDRPDGIFGVNDQVCFGALKVIKEYKLNVPTDIALVGFDNSPIAEYFQPPLTSVKRQSKQIGTEAARLFIESLTSGSSSVSPQNCVLDSELIVRDSSRRS from the coding sequence ATGTCATTGCATTCAACGCCAAAAATAATTACGATTAAAGATATTGCTCAAAAGTTTAAGTGTTCTCCTTCTACTGTATCGAGAGCATTAAACAATCATCCTTTAATCAATATTGAAACAAGAAATACTATACAGGAATATGCCCGACGAATGGGATATCAAAAAAATTCCGTTTCGTTGAGCCTTCTGAATAAATCAACCAAAATAATAGGAGTAATTCTGCCCAATATCAGCCATTTTCATGAAGCTGCTATGGTAAATGGACTGCAGTCTGTGTTGCAGCCATTGGGATATCTGGTAAATATATGTATCACCAATGAGAGTCAGATACTGGAAAAGGAGTATGTAGATCGACTTCTGTCCAATCGGGTAGATGCCATTTTTATGTCTGTGTCTCAGGAAACCTACGATTCCAAAGATCATTCCCATTTGGAACAGGTACTAAAACGGAACATTCCACTGGTATTTATAGATCGTGAATATGATCATTTTTCAGCTTTTGGAGTTACAATAAATGATTATCAGGGGGCTTACAGAGCTACTCAACATTTGATTGAAGTAGGTTGCAAGCGAATTGCACACTTACGAGGGCCGAAGGGGCTTACAGTAGCAGAACAGCGTTATAAAGGATATATTGATTGTCTGAATGATCATCACTTGCCTGTAGATAAGGCATTGATAACAGAGACTAATTTCAATATAGAGAGTGGCTTAAAGCCTACACAATACCTTTTGAATCTGAAAGATAGGCCAGATGGCATATTTGGTGTAAATGATCAGGTTTGTTTTGGTGCATTAAAAGTCATTAAGGAATATAAGTTGAATGTGCCAACAGATATTGCTTTAGTTGGATTTGATAATAGTCCTATAGCAGAATATTTTCAGCCACCACTCACTTCTGTGAAACGTCAGAGCAAGCAAATTGGAACAGAAGCGGCCCGTCTGTTTATCGAGTCCCTGACATCAGGTTCTTCCTCTGTCTCTCCTCAAAACTGTGTCCTGGATTCGGAATTAATTGTGCGGGATTCGTCCCGGAGATCATGA